Proteins co-encoded in one Brevibacillus brevis genomic window:
- a CDS encoding antitoxin VbhA family protein, producing MKKVMKRLEDALNNAKASMRVEGFTFSKEDDELIMKALAGELNHDDFVKEALKRAENV from the coding sequence ATGAAAAAAGTTATGAAACGGCTGGAGGATGCTTTGAACAACGCTAAAGCATCAATGAGGGTTGAAGGCTTCACCTTTTCAAAAGAGGACGACGAACTAATCATGAAAGCTTTGGCCGGGGAATTGAACCATGATGATTTTGTCAAGGAAGCGTTAAAGAGGGCTGAAAATGTATAA